The genomic segment CGGAGGACGACGAGCGGTCGTTCCTGAGGAAGACTGTAGCCCAGCGGATGGCCACCATCGCGGCGGGGCCGGTGGCCAATTTCTTGCTGGCGTTCGTTCTCTTGTTTTTCTTCCACTGGGCCATCGCGGTGCCTTTCGCCGTCAGCGACGTGTTGCCCGGAAGCCCGGCCGCGCTGGCCGGTATCCGGGCCGGCGATGTCATCATGGCGGTGGAAGGGCAGCGAGTCTCCAATTTGGCTGAGCTGAGCGCGGCGTTGCAGCGGTATCCGAACCAGACCGTCACCATCGAGATCGAGCGGGACGGGCGGCGGCTGGAGCTCCCCGTCGAGGCGCGGTACGACGAGGCCAGTGGGCGGGTGCTTATCGGCGTCACCGTCATGGCGGGCGGTATGGCCGGCAAAGAGCGGCTGCCCTTCGGCCAAGCCGTTGGCCAGGCGGCTGCAGATACGGTGCGGTGGACGTCGGAGCTCGTGGCCTGGCTGGGCCGCATCGTCACGGGCCAGACTTCCGGCGCGGAGCTGCGCGACAGCTTGTCGGGGCCCATCGGCATTTTCCGCACGGTGGGCGAGTCGGCGCGGCTGGGAATCGGCTACTTGCTGCTCCTCGCCGCCG from the Bacillota bacterium genome contains:
- the rseP gene encoding RIP metalloprotease RseP, with product MVSPLALWDLLTTWILPFVVVFGTIVLVHEAGHYLVARRVGIKVYEFAIGFGKALVQWKRGETVYSVRLLPLGGFVKLAGMDAAVDPEEEVPEDDERSFLRKTVAQRMATIAAGPVANFLLAFVLLFFFHWAIAVPFAVSDVLPGSPAALAGIRAGDVIMAVEGQRVSNLAELSAALQRYPNQTVTIEIERDGRRLELPVEARYDEASGRVLIGVTVMAGGMAGKERLPFGQAVGQAAADTVRWTSELVAWLGRIVTGQTSGAELRDSLSGPIGIFRTVGESARLGIGYLLLLAAVLNINLGLINLLPVPVLDGGWLLFLAIEAVLGKPLKPEYQGVAQFVGLTLLLALMAFVFYLDLSRLFGV